A genomic window from Streptomyces sp. WMMC940 includes:
- a CDS encoding aldehyde dehydrogenase: protein MSELVEHGKLFVGGELVDPLGTDTIEVVSPHTEQVIGRVPHASRADVDRAVAAARAAFDHGPWPRTPLEERIEVVGRIKDAIAVRHEEIARSISSQNGSPYSWSVLAQALGAMMVWDAAITVARDFTYEERRAGVLAPLLVLREPVGVVAAVVPWNVPQFVAAAKLAPALLAGCGVVLKPSPESPLDAYILADIVREAGLPEGVLSILPADREVSEYLVGHPGVDRVSFTGSVPAGRRVMEVAARNLTRLTLELGGKSAAVILPDADLETAVQGIVPAAWMNNGQACVAQTRILVPRTRYDEFADAFAAAAGALVTGDPLDPATQVGPLVARRQQQRSLGYIALGQEEGAKVLAGGGRPAGLDRGWYVEPTLFGGVDNAMRIAREEIFGPVVCLLPYGDEGEAAAIANDSEYGLSGSVWTADVEHGIDFARRVRTGTYNVNTFSLDMLGPFGGYKNSGLGREFGPEGYGEYFEHKMVHLPSGYGSES, encoded by the coding sequence ATGTCCGAACTGGTGGAGCACGGGAAACTCTTCGTCGGCGGGGAGCTGGTCGATCCCCTCGGCACGGACACCATCGAGGTGGTCTCGCCGCACACCGAGCAGGTCATCGGGCGCGTCCCGCACGCCTCGCGGGCCGATGTGGACCGGGCGGTCGCGGCCGCGCGAGCCGCCTTCGACCACGGGCCCTGGCCGCGGACGCCGCTCGAGGAGCGCATCGAGGTGGTCGGCAGGATCAAGGACGCGATCGCCGTACGGCACGAGGAGATCGCCCGCTCGATCAGCTCCCAGAACGGATCGCCGTACTCCTGGAGCGTCCTGGCCCAGGCGCTCGGCGCCATGATGGTCTGGGACGCGGCCATCACCGTGGCCCGCGACTTCACCTACGAGGAGCGGCGCGCCGGAGTCCTCGCCCCCCTCCTCGTCCTGCGTGAACCGGTCGGCGTGGTCGCGGCCGTGGTCCCCTGGAACGTCCCGCAGTTCGTCGCCGCGGCCAAGCTCGCGCCCGCCCTGCTCGCCGGCTGCGGAGTGGTCCTGAAGCCCTCGCCCGAGTCCCCGCTGGACGCCTACATCCTGGCCGACATCGTCCGCGAGGCCGGCCTGCCCGAGGGAGTGCTGTCGATCCTCCCCGCCGACCGCGAGGTCAGCGAGTACCTCGTCGGGCATCCCGGCGTCGACAGGGTCTCCTTCACCGGCTCGGTCCCGGCCGGCCGGCGCGTGATGGAGGTCGCCGCCCGCAACCTCACCCGCCTCACACTCGAACTCGGCGGCAAGTCCGCCGCGGTGATCCTGCCGGACGCGGACCTGGAGACGGCCGTCCAGGGCATCGTCCCGGCGGCCTGGATGAACAACGGCCAGGCGTGTGTGGCCCAGACCCGCATCCTCGTCCCGCGCACCCGCTACGACGAGTTCGCCGACGCCTTCGCCGCCGCGGCCGGGGCGCTGGTGACCGGCGACCCGCTGGACCCGGCGACCCAGGTCGGTCCGCTCGTCGCCCGCCGCCAGCAGCAGAGGTCGCTCGGCTACATCGCGCTCGGCCAGGAGGAGGGCGCCAAGGTCCTCGCCGGCGGCGGCCGCCCGGCCGGCCTCGACCGCGGCTGGTACGTCGAGCCGACCCTCTTCGGCGGTGTGGACAACGCCATGCGGATCGCCCGTGAGGAGATCTTCGGACCCGTCGTCTGCCTGCTGCCGTACGGCGACGAGGGCGAGGCCGCCGCGATCGCGAACGACTCCGAGTACGGGCTCAGCGGCAGTGTCTGGACGGCCGACGTCGAGCACGGCATCGACTTCGCGCGGCGCGTCAGGACCGGGACGTACAACGTCAACACGTTCAGCCTCGACATGCTTGGCCCGTTCGGCGGATACAAGAACTCCGGGCTGGGGCGGGAGTTCGGTCCCGAGGGATACGGCGAGTACTTTGAGCACAAAATGGTTCATTTGCCGTCGGGATACGGGAGCGAGAGCTGA
- a CDS encoding ferredoxin, with protein sequence MGDRWQVEVDRGVCIGSGMCVNSAPDGFKLDAARQSHPTEPETDANEDILSAAEGCPVEAISIRLPGSGEAVFPPEE encoded by the coding sequence ATGGGTGACCGCTGGCAGGTCGAGGTCGACCGTGGTGTGTGCATCGGTTCGGGGATGTGTGTCAACAGTGCGCCGGACGGCTTCAAGCTGGACGCGGCCCGCCAGTCGCACCCCACCGAACCGGAGACCGACGCGAACGAGGACATCCTCAGCGCGGCGGAGGGCTGCCCGGTCGAGGCCATCTCGATCCGGCTGCCGGGGAGCGGAGAGGCGGTGTTCCCGCCCGAGGAGTAG
- a CDS encoding TetR family transcriptional regulator, which translates to MSAEARPAVPAAPPLTERQEARRRRILHASAQLASRGGFDAVQMREVAEAAGVALGTLYRYFPSKVHLLVATMQDQLQHLHTTLRKRPPVADSAAQRVAETLMRAFRALQREPHLADAMVRALTFADRSVSPEVDTVSRQTTAIILDAMGLEDPTPEQLSAVRVIEHTWHSALITWLSGRASIAQVKIDIETVCRLIDLTAPERRPTV; encoded by the coding sequence ATGAGCGCGGAAGCCAGGCCGGCCGTTCCGGCGGCCCCGCCCCTGACGGAGCGCCAGGAGGCCAGGCGCCGCCGCATCCTGCACGCCAGCGCGCAGCTGGCCAGCCGGGGCGGCTTCGACGCCGTGCAGATGCGTGAGGTCGCCGAGGCCGCCGGCGTAGCCCTCGGCACGCTGTACCGCTACTTCCCTTCCAAGGTGCACCTGCTCGTGGCCACGATGCAGGACCAGCTGCAGCATCTGCACACCACCCTGCGCAAGCGCCCGCCGGTCGCGGACAGCGCGGCGCAGCGGGTGGCCGAGACCCTGATGCGGGCGTTCCGCGCGCTGCAGCGCGAACCGCACCTGGCGGACGCGATGGTGCGTGCGCTGACCTTCGCCGACCGCAGCGTCAGCCCCGAGGTGGACACGGTCTCCCGCCAGACCACGGCGATCATCCTGGACGCGATGGGCCTGGAGGACCCGACGCCCGAACAGCTCTCCGCCGTCCGGGTCATCGAGCACACCTGGCACTCGGCCCTGATCACCTGGCTGTCCGGCCGCGCCTCGATCGCCCAGGTGAAGATCGACATCGAGACGGTCTGCCGCCTGATCGACCTCACGGCCCCGGAGCGCCGGCCCACCGTGTGA
- a CDS encoding glycosyltransferase family 4 protein: MTAEAIAAGPRRGASGADDRPLRIALLTYKGNPFCGGQGVYVRHLSRELARLGHSVEVIGAQPFPVLDEGVPLTELPSLDLYRQPDPFRTPGRGEYRDWIDGVEVATMWTGGFPEPLTFSLRARRHLLARRGEFDVVHDNQTLGYGLLGDLGAPLVTTIHHPITVDRQLELDAAHNWRRRASVRRWYGFTRMQKRVARRLPSVLTVSGSSEQEIVEHLGVRPERLRVVHIGADTDLFSPDPSVAEVPGRIVTTSSADVPLKGLVFLVEALAKLRTEQPDAHLVVVGKRAEDGPVARMIGRYGLEDAVRFVKGISDQELVDLVRSAQVACVPSLYEGFSLPAAEAMATGTPLVATTGGAIPEVTGPDGETCLAVPPGDAHALAGALGRLLGDAGLRRRIGTAGRDRVLSRFTWTRAAQGTAELYREAIAARAAAAGAR, encoded by the coding sequence GTGACCGCTGAGGCCATAGCGGCCGGGCCCCGTCGGGGTGCGTCCGGTGCCGATGACCGACCGCTGCGCATCGCGCTCCTCACCTACAAGGGCAACCCGTTCTGCGGGGGCCAGGGCGTCTACGTACGCCATCTGTCCCGGGAGCTCGCCCGCCTCGGCCACAGCGTCGAGGTGATCGGCGCCCAGCCCTTCCCCGTGCTCGACGAGGGCGTGCCGCTCACCGAGCTGCCCAGCCTCGACCTGTACCGGCAGCCCGACCCCTTCCGCACCCCCGGGCGCGGCGAGTACCGCGACTGGATCGACGGGGTCGAGGTCGCCACGATGTGGACGGGGGGCTTCCCGGAGCCGCTGACGTTCTCGCTGCGCGCTCGGCGCCATCTGCTGGCGCGCCGGGGCGAGTTCGACGTCGTCCACGACAACCAGACCCTCGGGTACGGACTGCTCGGCGACCTCGGCGCACCGCTGGTCACCACCATCCACCACCCGATCACCGTCGACCGGCAGCTCGAACTCGACGCCGCGCACAACTGGCGCCGCCGGGCGTCGGTGCGCCGCTGGTACGGCTTCACCCGGATGCAGAAGCGGGTCGCGCGCCGGCTGCCGTCCGTCCTCACCGTCTCCGGCTCGTCCGAGCAGGAGATCGTGGAGCACCTGGGTGTCCGTCCGGAGCGGCTGAGGGTCGTGCACATCGGCGCGGACACCGATCTCTTCTCGCCGGACCCGTCGGTCGCCGAGGTGCCCGGCCGGATCGTGACGACGTCGAGCGCCGACGTGCCCCTCAAGGGCCTGGTGTTCCTCGTGGAGGCGCTCGCCAAGCTCCGTACGGAGCAGCCCGACGCGCATCTCGTCGTCGTCGGCAAGCGCGCCGAGGACGGACCCGTGGCCCGGATGATCGGGCGGTACGGCCTCGAGGACGCCGTGCGGTTCGTGAAGGGCATCTCCGACCAGGAGCTGGTGGACCTCGTACGCAGCGCCCAGGTGGCCTGCGTCCCTTCGCTGTACGAGGGGTTCTCGCTGCCGGCGGCCGAGGCGATGGCCACCGGTACCCCGCTGGTCGCCACGACCGGCGGCGCCATCCCGGAGGTCACCGGCCCCGACGGCGAGACCTGCCTCGCCGTGCCGCCCGGCGACGCCCACGCCCTCGCCGGCGCGCTCGGCCGGCTTCTCGGGGACGCGGGACTGCGCCGCCGTATCGGCACGGCCGGACGGGACCGCGTCCTGTCCCGGTTCACCTGGACCCGCGCGGCCCAGGGCACGGCGGAGCTCTACCGCGAGGCCATCGCGGCACGCGCGGCCGCGGCCGGTGCCCGATGA
- a CDS encoding class I SAM-dependent methyltransferase, with the protein MLTVDFTRFPLAPGDRVLDLGCGAGRHAFECYRRGARVVALDQNGEEIREVARWFAAMKEAGEAPEGASATAMEGDALNLPFPDESFDVVIISEVMEHIPDDKGVLAEMVRVLKPGGRIAVTVPRYGPEKICWALSDEYHEVEGGHIRIYRADELLGRIREAGLEPYGTHHAHALHSPYWWLKCAFGVDNDKALPVRAYHKLLVWDIMKKPLLTRVAEQALNPLVGKSFVVYATKPHLPGADA; encoded by the coding sequence GTGCTGACCGTCGACTTCACCCGCTTTCCGCTCGCCCCGGGCGACCGTGTGCTCGATCTCGGCTGCGGTGCCGGGCGGCACGCGTTCGAGTGCTACCGGCGCGGAGCCCGGGTCGTGGCCCTCGACCAGAACGGTGAGGAGATCCGCGAGGTCGCCAGGTGGTTCGCGGCGATGAAGGAGGCCGGCGAGGCGCCCGAGGGCGCGAGCGCCACCGCGATGGAGGGCGACGCGCTCAACCTGCCCTTCCCCGACGAGTCGTTCGACGTCGTCATCATCTCCGAGGTGATGGAGCACATCCCGGACGACAAGGGCGTCCTCGCCGAGATGGTCCGGGTGCTCAAGCCCGGCGGCCGGATCGCCGTCACCGTGCCCCGCTACGGCCCCGAGAAGATCTGCTGGGCGCTGTCCGACGAGTACCACGAGGTGGAGGGCGGCCACATCCGCATCTACCGGGCCGACGAACTCCTCGGCAGGATCCGCGAGGCGGGCCTCGAACCGTACGGAACCCACCACGCCCACGCGTTGCACTCGCCGTACTGGTGGCTGAAGTGCGCGTTCGGCGTCGACAACGACAAGGCGCTGCCGGTGCGCGCGTACCACAAGCTCCTCGTCTGGGACATCATGAAGAAGCCCCTGCTCACCAGGGTCGCCGAGCAGGCGCTGAACCCGCTCGTCGGCAAGAGCTTCGTGGTGTACGCGACCAAGCCGCACCTGCCCGGGGCCGACGCGTGA